One Citrus sinensis cultivar Valencia sweet orange chromosome 5, DVS_A1.0, whole genome shotgun sequence genomic window, gtcccctggacacaagtgagagcgcacatgtctcttcacccgtattgTACGTCAGTCTGTATTTCTGTATATGTACAAAGCATCTACTATTCAAAGATACGATCCAattgttactgtgcacttaaaaacccgctacagtgaacagtgcagAGTTCCAgatgttactgtgcacttaaagtcccgctacagtgaacagtttaaagatttttgtatataaaccgagaggaagactcagactcctcaggtttttcatttctcatttttcagaGCTTCTCTCTCTACTTCTCCCCCTTCTCTCTAAAAAACCTCTCTCTCTGAAGGGttccaaaaaaattttctgtttacacaatagttctatcacaagagctttgggtgatcagactagttctttaccttcaatcttcccgtctttcaatcttcccttctggaaagatttgaaaatttgtaaaagccAGAAAGCAaaaatgtatgtttaaattcagttctttaaatttcaatgtaatttaaatttttgcaatttactttaaagcatttacttttctgcaatttaattttatgcacatttaaatttcagcaatttattttaaagcatttttcttttcaaagcatgtttgcagactgatctgtatcagatctgccatataaattctacattcctctgaggcaaagagaccggatctcgatcctcagttgtaaatcttctcttcttcctccattccttcagagcaccatttccgggatccggatctggtactgtgtatgtaCCCAAACCTTTAAAAGAACCTAATTTAAATCTGATAATagcccaataaaaagaatcaaccacGTTTAAAGTAGCttaactttatttggtaaaataaaactaagttggtatatcggctggaaacccgaacgtgcggactattgatctgttctaagtcagatctgggtccaaaggcttcactttgtgtagcatcgatctggtttaacaacgccacgtaccaattagttattaaaatctGACTAACCacgttcaaatttgtttgatcaCTGTATGACCTAAAGAACTCCATAATcaaagctggtaatttattattttaaaatttggaaaagccgatccattaattgtttaattagagttttaatattgaaatcctacgaaagcacatccatccttcgatccgatttccttctggtatcaattacattgaaatttaaagaactgaatttaaacatacattttTGCTTTCTggcttttacaaattttcaaatctttccagaagggaagattgaaaAACGGGAAGATTGAAGGTAAAGAACTAGTCTGATCACCCAAAGCTCTTGTGATAGAACTATTGTGTAAACAGAAAATTTCTTTGGAACCCTTCGGAGAGAGAGGTTTTTTAGAGAGAAGGGGGAGAAGTAGAGAGAGAAGCTCTATTGTACTATCagttctttatcattttctttttgtttcaatatacctccataacctatgtcagatgcatcagtttcaacaattttaggtaatgcaggatttgcaagaaataaacatggaatattttttacagattgctttattaatctaacaacTTTGGTATGTTCTTCTGACCATGCGACAAGATTCTTTTTCaacctatcatgcaaaggtttagacatcctattgatattaggGCAAAAATCgagaacataatttatatatatatatatatatatattattttttttattgtttttcaaacaaaattttaaaattataatctattaatttagaaattgtttgttttatgtcataatttatttagaaacaaattaaattaaactaattataaaataaaattatgttaataaacttttaaaattaagtttatttataaatataattatattatttaaaataatttttttattagttatttatatagtatattcaataaatttattgtttgattttttgaattatatttatgataaatattgaaagTTTAACACTAAAGGGTGAAAttgtccaaataaaaaataagacatttcctttgtataattttataacaaatcaaacataagaaaagaatttcaatatattttccTCTCCTTTCTTCCACTTTCCTCTCCTCtcatttccttatttttcttcaaaccaaacacCACCTTAGTACTTACTCATTATGATTTGTAAACAAACTATTTCAGTTGCAAATTGGGGGAACTATCGCATACTTCATGTGATGTATATTACTATAATTCAGTACAGAATAAACTCACTGAATCTGCTGTCATCAGACTTTAGATTGTTCTGAAGACCCAATGTCAATCatcaaattgagaaataaCCTGCAGGTTCAAATCCCTTTTGTTGAGGAGTTTCACGAGCATATGCAATGTAAAAGAAGACAAGGCACTTCAAGGTGCAAGAGATGTGACAAAAAGCTAGGAATTAGAGATAGTACAATAAGTGAATGGTGTATGTGCCAGCCCTATATAGACCTAATGACTATCATTATGCAAAAATGACAGAGACAATTACAGACATCTTACAAGAATGAAATTACCTCTGTTATCAGCGGCTTGGCATGCTCTTCCCATTCAGTAGCCCACCTTGCAGACAAGCCCATTTCCAATGTACCATTCCTCAACTTCTTTAGAACATCAGAGTCATCTGGAAAGCCCTTAAAGAGCATCTGCACGGATTTAATAGTGGAAAGATCAGAATATCAGCCTAAAGAATCTTCTAAGAACTTGGCTTAATGATAAGGTAACAGACCTTGAATCTgtcatttctcaaattgatGAATTAGCATACATTGTGCACATCAGACAAACTTACCAAAAGTTGATCAGCTAGCTCTGAAGATGATGAAAAGAGAAGGCCATTTTTCTCCACTTTAACTAGTTCTTCAATGCTGCATACGGTCAATGCAGTAATGTCATTGCCAAAGAGAATgcagcattaaaaaaaatatagcatCACTAAAGAGACCATCATACAGAAGTTACTGAAGAGATAAGAAACAAGGATTTACCAAGAGTAAGAAACAGCACAAACAGGCAGTCCACAACCGAACATGTCCACAACCTGGAAGCCAATATCAGAAATTTCAGTGAATGGTGTAAAGTGAGAGATTCCTTTTATAGCTGCaactcctttttcattttttaacatGAACATACAACTTCAAGCTATAACGGGAATGCCAACAATAACACACTTTCATGGGGAGGTCCAGCCCTGATGATGAAGTATGCAGACAAACTCCTAAGTCTGCTGACCCTATAAATATgggaaagataaattaaataaactactcgaagaaaaagtaaagaaacTGCAAAACAGGATACAGACTGAGAACACCCAAGAACAAGAAAGGGGATGGGTGGGGAGAGTAGaaatggaaaagagaaaagagcaCTCAAGTGAGAAGAAAATGACCTACCAAGAAGCAATGGATAGTCTTCAGCTGACAGCCACATGGTACGGAATGCCACTCGTTTGAGGCGTAACCTCCTTATTTTCTCTTCATACCTTTCCTTGTCAGGCCCTTTGCCTTAATGGAGAAAGACAAATCCAAAGTAAATAGTTGCCCTTGTGGTTATTGTCATTGCTTAAGAAGCGGAAGAATTATTACCTGTAATTATGAACAACAACCTAGGGTATAGGTATTGCTTTCCATCAGAAATTTCCTTCAAAAAAGCCTCGTCATTAGTTGAATCATCTTCATTCAGTATTGCAGCAACACGTCTATCATACATTAGTGCTGCTTCCAAAAGAATACCAAAATCTTCATCTGGAGTCCTGAAAAAACAGGTCATTACCTACACTAAGTCACCAATCTCACCAAAGTTCAATAAGAAGAATATTTGTAATGAATTTATGTGAATAAGAagaataaattcaataagaagaagaaaaaaaaatcgccGCCAATATGCTAATGCACAAAGTGGCATTTATGCTATATAACCGTGGACACTATAAAGACACAATATGCAGTAGTAATAAAAAGGCACCAACAAGCAAGAATCAACATCATTGACAAGAAATACCAAAGCAATGTGTAACATATACATTTGCCAAGtgttttcactagtaaaaaaTTTGCAAAGATGAGCTCACCAACTTGTGCTGCTTACAACAAGGGCAGGTCTGTTTGGCTTCAAGAAAACATCAATGCCAGCCAGACTAGTGAATATAGTCTCATCTGCCTTCTGGCCTTCCATTCCTGCTAGCGAAAATTGATAGAGCAAAGAATTGCTAATCATTATCAAATATGGGAAATACAGAAATACAGAATTACTTGTTGATCAAACTCACCATTACTGACACAATCTTGAACACCCAGAGGCTGATGTAGGATCTTGTTCAATCTACAGAACAACTAAAAGTAATCCacaatttataaatgttttttcgGATCAATTATTCTGGATCAGATCTTTGCTTTGAAACATGTAATTTACCTCATGCTTCTCCTCAAGTGATGTAGGATGAAAGAATTCAGGAGGCTGATCATACAATACAGTGGCTCTATCAATTtgacccaaaaagaaaaaattcatcatCAGAATACTacataaaaagttatattgtGGAAAAGAATTGTGACTTTGAGCTGACCCTCTTACTTAATTCCCCAGTTTTGAGCCAATTCATGTTGCATTGCTTGTGTTACACAAAGACAACCATTTGCCATCTTCCCATAATACTTCTCAATCCTAAGCACAGAAAAGCTACATCAGAGCAGCTAAAGATAGTTgtattaagaaaagaaatatgtaAATGTGAACTATATTGGTACCATCGGTATATTGAAACAAAGTGACTTCTTCTTCCAAGGGACAAACTGAGCAACGTATATCCAAAATTATGCCAATCGACGATAAATGCTGATCGTCTAAGTGAACTTGCCCATTTTACAGCCACTAAGGTTGGAACAGAAGGGGGATTCTACATAAGCAAAGACCATGAAAGACAAGAAGTTAAAAAGGACTTTCTTAATAGGAATGAGACAGGTCAAGGATAGGGGCAGATGATGAAAGAATCAGTCATAAGTATCACAACTGCATTGTAAAAGAAACACCAAATTTCCTCTAAGTAAATGAAAAGCTCACCTGCACCAAAAATACATCAGGAGATGCAATTTTTACGCAAAGAAACCAAAGAAGCATGAAAAACTGAATCAATGGCTTCAGCAGAAGCAGTACGGGTTTAAGCACCTTTGGTAAGCCTCGAGGAATAGTTGGCCACTGTGTCTGCGATTTATTTTAGAAGGAAAAGacaaattatacaaaatttaatgaacCAAAAATCTCATCCTCACAAGATTTGACCATGTTAGTACCATTGTGTGAATATGAATAGATGGATGCTCAAGAATAGCAGCATGAGGCTTCGAACCTATCCGAAAATTCAAATCGCATTAGTACACTCTATCACTCTCATAAAGAAATAAACTAGTTACAAATAGCCCTTCGACCCAGCATCTACCAACCAAATTCAGTTCTTGCAAGtgatgaaacaaaattaacaattcTACAAACATGAGGGTGCACCATCTGTAATGTTGTTGCATCATGCCCATGGGTGAattgaaaagaagaaattctACGTAAATTATCTTGTTTAGAAATATATACCTCCATAAGCAACAACGTCAACTTCAAGAGACATCtgcaatatataaataaaaaaaactcaaagaTCAATCATACGAAAATCTTTGAGTAATAGACTGAAAACAACATAGAAAATGCCATAGAGGAGACATGAAATCGTTATAAAATAACTTCACTAGTATTATCAAATCATAAGCTCAAAGTGAATTGGACATGAATCACATACGTGACTACAAATTGAACCCTTAATGCTGAAATGAATCTCATCAAAGATAAGCTAAATAGTAAGCATTATGACCAAGTTGTACTGAACTAGAACAAGAAGCTTCCTCCGGGTTTAATATCATAAGCAAAACTCTATCATTCAACAATTACATTTAATCAAACGAATTAAGCATACAAAATACTGAAAGAACAATAACAACCATCAGATCTTCGACACGTGTACATGTATGTATGGTATCTATCTGTGTATGTGATAAAATTACCTGACgagcgagagagagagcttGATACTGCATACGAGGACTGCGCCCGAGATCGCCTAGAACCACCACGCAAGCTCTGCCGCGTCTTCccatttttgtttctcttttttgccCTTCTTTCTCCGCAATTGCATGCAATGCAGAATATAGAGCGTGAGGTTTTGAGCGGCGGCGCGGTAGTGTGCTGCAACCACCGATGGTGACGTACGGGTGGTGTCGCGATTCAAGAAAGGGGCTGACGACGGTGACGATGAGGATTGAGGTCGTCGTGATCGCCACGCTAACTGTGAAGGTGTGATGGTGGTGGCGGCCTGGTGCGGTGGTGGGGGTGTTAGTTATGTTTAGTTTGGCgattagtttttcttttttgtttctttttttcccttaattttgggttaatttttaatatgccCAGTAGTTTTGATAAATATCGATATACGCACATAAGGTTCTGCATGTCATCAAACATGCCCAACCATCACACGAAAGACGTAATGTTCAATTCAATCTTTAAATTAACCTAAGTCTTATTTGGTATTAACGTGACATAGTTTTAAGATAGAATTATTGTGTAAACAAAGAGGTAACTacgaaattaaaattgatattgtGTAAATAAAGAGATAACTacgaaattaaaattgatagcgtgtaataaatctaatttttaaataataattttaataaaattattaaaaatattataggtTTTATAACAtccaaatataaaactaaCTTAACATAACTtccaaacaataataattagtacttactaaatattttaatgatataatttttaaattacaatttcttaACCTCAATAGTAAATGAAGGcctaatttaaatattgttaaaatagtcaatttacATCGCCACCACTAAGTTTTGACAAAATATCAATGCACATccacaaattttaatatgccATTAAGTCAAACACATATTCCGTTCAAAATATGTAAGGATACCGGAGAAGTTCGATTGAAGGGGCGTGATATGATAACATGTTAAGACTTATGAGCGTGTGCCATCTCATCACCCGTCAGCCGGTAGCTCTCTAGTCCGTGCCCGCAGGGCCGCATAGCCATTCGACGCCGTTCGGTGTTTGGATCTTGAAACTATTCACTTGGGTCTGCTGGTCTGGTAGTCAGTAGGGCCTCAGAACCAAACCCAAACTTAGGCCCGCAGCCCATTATCAAACTTTTTAAACAATTGATTTCCATGTGCATTGGCTGAAATTCTTTTtcaccaaaatgaaaaatgctttttttttaaatcatattatatgagactacaattgatatttacaatcaaataattattagcactaatttttattaaattttatatagcaTTACCCCATAAATTGTTACCATCTCTAATATTCACAGGACACCAACTCCACTTATATTtcgaaagagaaaaaattacgttcactcaaatttaaagaagaaattaaacattaataatactaACTGAACCactatattttctaaatagtATATCAACCCCATTTATTGGATGAGGTATTTGAGAATGTCATTAGTtcagttaataaaattttttaagttcatATAAGAGGTCTTGAGtttaaattctatttataaaatggaCAATGGATAAAATTAACAGTCGTATaatgtttgaaaataaaaatatatgtgagGTGACATTTATTCACTGAACAATATAATAGATTAAAAAGTATCAACCACTTTTAGATTAAGTGGTTCATACCTTCTTTTCTCATTAAAGTATAGGTTGTTATACTATAAATTTTAGAGGaccaaaacataaattatcTATGCTGCATAGCCAAATATCATCTActattctttatctttttcaagtttttctttttgcccaTGTTTCCGCCTTATCCATAACCATAATTTTGGTTTAAGGTGTTTGTAATATATGTTTTagggagaaaaataaaattttctcttcacaaaagtaaaaagcttcggttattaaataagaattattttttgcttaattttttttaatgaaaagatAATAGTTACCGGGCTAAATTTGATTAGGGTGGTGATATTCCTcaccttcattttttttaattaattgcacTACATAATAAATACACtgcattaaattttaaaataataataatgaaatcccttgtaataaataacaaaagaattaatactttgaaatattttaaatgattttttttttatgtcttCAATCTATTTAgacttattttcaattttctactGGTTTAAGTCGTCATGGAATTGAATGCAAATATGGAAATTCATTGCTTATTTTGTAAAAGCCTACAGAGTTTAAATTCGGAAAATTCTAGTTACAATTACTTACGATCTAGTTAGTTGACAATTATTGTTGTGTAACCTAAGCTTTTTCCTCTtgtgaagagaaaatttttgtaattgaaaacTCTAttgttattgtaatttttcaataatagcTCATTATTGTTGTGTTAGTAATAAGTTTAATGTTTAAACAATAATGTCATATTGTCATGGCAACAACAATAGTAAATTAGTAACCGTAAGTAAATATGTAGCGGTGACAGTAAATATTAAGAGTTTTACATTTATATGATCATTAGAGAGTGACGTTGCAGCAACAAGGATTCTCTTCGTTCATTGATACGATCATTGCATTTGACAATCTTCAACCTTTTCTTCCTATTAGGTGGAGAATTAAACAAATCCTAgttgttaattaaaattctaaaatgttTGGATATGGTGGGGCTATCTCAACTCTTATCTAATTTATGGATGCACTTCAATATTTAGAGAACAccttaatttaaattctaaacaatgaaattaaaatcgATTTAGTTAtgaaatgatgtgtttttttttacaatcCATGTgttacatatttaaattttcatttctttatcGTACAACGCGATACTTGATAAATTGAACGCatcaaatttagataaaaacaacttctaattttttaagatcaTAATTATGCATTTCCGTGATGTCAGACGACGATCAATACGTACAAATTCTTGTGTCATAAATATAAATCCCGATTAAACTCTCAAAGCACACGCGTCtaagaatttaattacacGTTTCAAACATGCAAGAGTCGAACTtaattttacgttttactttAAAGGGGTCTGCACAAACACGCCCTTAACAATCCTACGTGTCACTTTCAATAGGACCCTCCCATCGCCACGTATCCGACATGCTTCCACCTCAGCAGCCACATTGGGTCTTTTCATTGGTGGGTTTATACGTCCACCATCAAACCAAGCGCATGTCAGCATCGATGGTAGtttcataattaaaagaaGTTTAAGGGGTATTAAGTTAGAAGTCAATCCTATATAGTTTCATACCGGCCGCGTTAAGTTTTTTCCCTCCCTTAGTGCTTCCTCTCCCTTGACCTCTCAGAAACCAAACGAAAGAGAGCGAGAGAAAGTGAGAGAAAATCAGCGAGACAGTGAGAAAGTAGAGAGAAGAAGTGACAGTGAGTGAGGAACtgtatagagagagaaagagagattgagaaaTGAGAAACATTTTCAAGAAGCTACACATAGGAAGCAACCATGAGTCGAATCGGACGAACGAAACCCTAGCCTCGACGACTTCGTGCGCCACTGATCACAACCGTACCTCATCGTCGTCATCAAACGCCGCTCCGCCGAGTCCGTCGGCGTCTGCGGCAACGGCAGCATCATCGCCAGCTCCCGTGGTGTCATCGGGCAGTCGGACAGACTACATGACGTCGGAGGAGGAGTTTCAAGTGCAGCTAGCGATGGCGATCAGTGCGTCGTCGTCGAATCCTGAGGATTTTTCAGAGAAGGACCAGATCCGAGCTGCGACGCTGTTGAGTTTGAATAATCGGAGGAGTGATTTGGGGAGGGATAAGGCTGACGTGGCAGCTGAGGTTTTGTCAAGACAGTATTGGGTAATAGTTTTGGAGCTCAATTTGAGTGAATTCAGCTGTTtacctttttcaattttattgagTGTGAttcattttatcttattaactTGAAttcaggtttttttttttctttttaacttggGTTTTgctcattttaattaattgttgaataaggtaaatttgttaattgtttggaataaatttgaatttgcggTATTTGCTGATGTATTGGCTAGTGATATTAATTAGGttgcctttttcattttgaagcAATATGGTCAATTGAAATTTCTTGAGCCCTCCATGCAGTGAAAGGTAGTGAATGATGTTGAATTGTGGGATATGTGGGTTTTGTGCCTCTAGTTTTTTGATTTTAcgttgatgatgattattgaAACTAAGAGTTTAATTGACAGTTAACTAggggaaaaatgataaattgacATGGTTTTAGTTTTTGGAAGTGTTTGTTAATTTAGTTTTTGCCGCACCTATGTCATGAAACTCTTTAAATGTTTCCTGATATTAGTGCCTGATGTCATGAAAATCTTTAAATGTTTCTTGGTGTTAGTGCTTGGTTGTGTTCTGCCAGTGTATGCTGATATGGAATAAGATTAATGCTCTTGTAGTTCTGTATTGCTTGACTTGCCGTTGGTTTTTTGTTTCACTAGGAATACAACGTTCTTGACTATGAGGAGAGGGTTGTGGATGGTTTTTATGATATATATGGACTCTCTACAGATCCATCAACCCAGGGGAAATTGCCATCTCTTGCACATCTTGAGTCAAATCTAGGGAATTCTGGTTTTGAAGTTGTGATTGTTAATCGAACAATTGATCATGCCTTGGAAGAGTTAGTTCAAGTTGCTCAGTGTATTGCATTGGATTTGCCTGCTACCGATGTAGGTATCTTGGTACAACAACTTGCTGACCTTGTCAACGGGCATATGGGTGGGCCAGTAAAGGATGCTAATATAATGTTGGCCAGGTGGATGGAAAGAAGCACGGAGCTGAGGAGATCTCTTCAGACAAGTGTGCTGCCAATTGGGTCCATAAATATTGGCCTTTCCCGACATCGTGCTTTGCTTTTCAAGGTCGGCTGTTTACTGActtgttatatttaatttaatcaagcTTCTTGAGCCATCCTCATTGAGCCAAGATTGTTATGATCTACATAAAATAGTATGTGTATTCTTTTaaatcatttcattttccAATGCATATAACACTCAGAGCTATTGAACCATTTTTACTTAAGTAATGCATGTCTTGGTTGCTTGTGGCAAGGCGTTTCAGTTGCTTGGTGTGAGCATTTaaattgtgttatttatttattttattattattgtttgaagGGGTGGGGGGTTTATGACGAGCCTCTAAGGAGCTCgaaattttaaactttgagTGTTGAACTAGCCATTGTCCCTCGTCTTGATTTGGGGATTTCTTGCATGGTGTGGCACTCTCAAATGTCCCTTCACTATCTGAAAACACGATGTTGTGTATGTTTAGGgataatttacaagttttaaggTTGAAAATATTTGGAAGATCTTAAAATATTGgtttgatatattatgtggCTCTGATATCTTATGTAAATATCCGTTTCATTCCTCTAGTATTTGTCATTCTATGTATGGAACTGTTTAGAATGAAGATATTAAAACTATCCACTGAAAGCATATATTTTGTCTAAGTTCTGTTTTATGAACTTCTGGAGTGGTAGTTTTGCTTAGGTTATTTGgtaatcttattattttatgagaCTATATTTATGTGTGTACCGTATCTTTGGatatttaacttatttgtttacttGGATGTAGGTATTGGCTGACAGTATAAGGTTACCTTGCAGACTTGTAAAAGGTAGCCATTACACTGGTGTGGAGGATGATGCTGTCAACATAATAAAGCTGGAGGAGGAAAGGTTTTGCTTGCTTACACTTGACATACAACAACTAGTATTcatatgttttaatttctttaatttctgtaagcctttttatcctttttggTATGTGCTTAGTATtttgaaagtaaaataatgttatcaacataattttattgttctttGCTACCAGATAAGAAATGTAACCCCTCTCTAAATTTAGTTATGCAGATGAATATGTGCTATTTGGCTTTATGTTTCCATGTTATTCTTCTGTGCATTTCTAATATATACTTTCTCTGCTTTCAGGGAATTTTTGGTTGATCTCATGGCTGCTCCTGGGACACTTATTCCTGCAGATATTTTAAGTGCAAAGGATACTGCCTTCAAGCCCTATAACCCATTAATAAGCAAAATCCCAATTCTCCGGACCTCTAATGACTCTGGAGCTGTATACTCCAAACCAAAGCCTTTACATGCTGAAGGCAGTAGCCAAAACTCTACAGTAGATGGTAGCTTGCCTCTGAATGGAGGATCTACTTCGGAAAAGGCAGAATCCTTACCTTCATTCCCTAGTCCCAGTTATGAACCTGGTGCTGCTTCGTCTGGAATATCTAGTAGAGTGACTCCTAATCAATCAGATTATCTTTCCTCATCGACCATTGGGACTTCTCT contains:
- the LOC102618309 gene encoding UDP-glycosyltransferase TURAN isoform X3; the protein is MGRRGRACVVVLGDLGRSPRMQYQALSLARQMSLEVDVVAYGGSKPHAAILEHPSIHIHTMTQWPTIPRGLPKVLKPVLLLLKPLIQFFMLLWFLCVKIASPDVFLVQNPPSVPTLVAVKWASSLRRSAFIVDWHNFGYTLLSLSLGRRSHFVSIYRWIEKYYGKMANGCLCVTQAMQHELAQNWGIKATVLYDQPPEFFHPTSLEEKHELFCRLNKILHQPLGVQDCVSNAGMEGQKADETIFTSLAGIDVFLKPNRPALVVSSTSWTPDEDFGILLEAALMYDRRVAAILNEDDSTNDEAFLKEISDGKQYLYPRLLFIITGKGPDKERYEEKIRRLRLKRVAFRTMWLSAEDYPLLLGSADLGVCLHTSSSGLDLPMKVVDMFGCGLPVCAVSYSCIEELVKVEKNGLLFSSSSELADQLLMLFKGFPDDSDVLKKLRNGTLEMGLSARWATEWEEHAKPLITEVISQFDD
- the LOC102618309 gene encoding UDP-glycosyltransferase TURAN isoform X1; translation: MGRRGRACVVVLGDLGRSPRMQYQALSLARQMSLEVDVVAYGGSKPHAAILEHPSIHIHTMTQWPTIPRGLPKVLKPVLLLLKPLIQFFMLLWFLCVKIASPDVFLVQNPPSVPTLVAVKWASSLRRSAFIVDWHNFGYTLLSLSLGRRSHFVSIYRWIEKYYGKMANGCLCVTQAMQHELAQNWGIKATVLYDQPPEFFHPTSLEEKHELFCRLNKILHQPLGVQDCVSNAGMEGQKADETIFTSLAGIDVFLKPNRPALVVSSTSWTPDEDFGILLEAALMYDRRVAAILNEDDSTNDEAFLKEISDGKQYLYPRLLFIITGKGPDKERYEEKIRRLRLKRVAFRTMWLSAEDYPLLLGSADLGVCLHTSSSGLDLPMKVVDMFGCGLPVCAVSYSCIEELVKVEKNGLLFSSSSELADQLLMLFKGFPDDSDVLKKLRNGTLEMGLSARWATEWEEHAKPLITECLVFFYIAYARETPQQKGFEPAGYFSI
- the LOC102618309 gene encoding UDP-glycosyltransferase TURAN isoform X2, producing the protein MGRRGRACVVVLGDLGRSPRMQYQALSLARQMSLEVDVVAYGGSKPHAAILEHPSIHIHTMTQWPTIPRGLPKVLKPVLLLLKPLIQFFMLLWFLCVKIASPDVFLVQNPPSVPTLVAVKWASSLRRSAFIVDWHNFGYTLLSLSLGRRSHFVSIYRWIEKYYGKMANGCLCVTQAMQHELAQNWGIKATVLYDQPPEFFHPTSLEEKHELFCRLNKILHQPLGVQDCVSNGMEGQKADETIFTSLAGIDVFLKPNRPALVVSSTSWTPDEDFGILLEAALMYDRRVAAILNEDDSTNDEAFLKEISDGKQYLYPRLLFIITGKGPDKERYEEKIRRLRLKRVAFRTMWLSAEDYPLLLGSADLGVCLHTSSSGLDLPMKVVDMFGCGLPVCAVSYSCIEELVKVEKNGLLFSSSSELADQLLMLFKGFPDDSDVLKKLRNGTLEMGLSARWATEWEEHAKPLITECLVFFYIAYARETPQQKGFEPAGYFSI